The following nucleotide sequence is from Geitlerinema sp. PCC 9228.
GTCCCAAGGTCATTCCTTCCAAATTATCCACAGGAATGCCAATTTTCTTCAAATCCAACACCAACCGCTTGCGAATGGGGCGAATCTCATCCAACGTTCCCTTCAAAGTCGGCACAAAGGAAGTATCAGTTGCCGTCACAGTTTCCATCTGATAAATCTTAACCCGATAGCCAAACAACCCCAAAGACCGCTCCAACGCCAGGAAATTGCCATTGCCCAACGTCAGCAACTCCGACAAGCCGGTAAACACCGACAAAGCCGGCGTATCCAACTCGTAGGCATGTTCCGCAATTAACTGCGGCTGGTTGTCTACCACCAAATAGTGCAAAAGGCGCGCCCTTTCCCCGTGTTCCGCTTCAGCTGTGGCTTTATCCTGGGCTAGGGAAGTTTCCGTGGCAGCAAACAACCGCCAGGGTTCGCGACTAGAAGCAGCCCCAGAACGGTCAATGGTGAGGGACTCAAACCCCCGATTTTCCCGGACACCACGGGAAATAGAGCTTTCTTGGTTGGCTTTCTGGTCTTCTGATTTGGTGGCAAAATAGCGTTCGGGAATCGGTACGCTGCCCACTTTTCGACCGGTTTGTGGTTCGTATTCCTCAATCGCCGGTCCGATGTCCTGCCGTAACAAGCCTTCGCTGGAAATATACAGGGTATCTCTAGGAGAAATCGCCATGCCTTCCGGGTCGAGGCTGTTGCCAGGCAAAAGCTCCCCTTCTTCATCCCGTAGCTGGGTCACCCCCTCCACAGAAACTTGACCGATTTCCACCTGACCGATTTCGTTGGTTTGAAAGGAAATTCCCAACTCGTAAAATCGAGGCGTGGCAAAGGCACCAGAGTCATCGCTGAGGGCGTAAAAGTGGTACACTGGCTCTGAAGTATCTGCGGGGGGTTGGTTTTGGCGGTAAGCGATCGCTGATAAACCACCAACCACGGTATCTTCAAAGGTCTTTGGCGGTAATTGGTACTCGTCCAAAAATGTCAGCGACAGCTGGGGGAAAATTCGTTCTTGCGCGGTCACTTGCGGCAAACTACAGGCGGTTAGGGTTCCTGCCAGCAGCAACGAAAAAAACAAAAGCAACCATCGCCCTACCGGAAACGAAATCCATCGCTGCTCAGTCATTTTGTACGCCATCGTTGTTCTCTCTTCATTGTCTATTGTCGTGGTGCGGACGCCCCAGGCAATTGCTTGGGTTCGATCGCATGTGCTGCTTGCTTTCTCTATTTGTACGCTATGCCTTTTATGCTTTTTTGGAAAGCCATATTTTCTGCTGTTGCTATCTGGGTCTTGGCTGCCGAGGTTCCCGGCTCTGCCAACGGACAAGGTACCTGGGCCCAAAACAACAGCGATCGCAATGAGTTTCCATCCAACCATACAAGCAATGGGGTCACCCCTTCCAACCCTTTGCTGGTGGAAGAAGTGTCCGACCCCCTACTGCCTTCGCTGCCGGTGGAACGTTCGTTAAGTCCCCTGGAAAAACGCACGTTGCGCCAGGAGTTGGACCGATTGAACGCGCGCGCACAAAGCCAACGCCAAGCTGGCAATACGAATGAAGCATTTCGCCTGTGGTTTCGCGAACTCAAACTGCGCCGGTTTTTAGGAGTTTCGGAGGAAATACAAGCCCTGGCGCGGGTAGGCGATCTAGCCTGGCGTCGCGATCGCTTTCAAGAGGTACGCTGGATTACCGAACGTTTGGAACGACTAGAAACCCAAGCTTCCATTACCGCCGCCGACAATTTTCAGTTGGCTTCGCAATTGGCTGCCGCCTACCAGCAAGTGCGATCGCGCCATGCCATCGACCTATACCGGCAAATTCTCGACGTAGCGACAGCAGAAAACCAGACCACCACCCAAGCCAGAACCCTCCACAGGTTGGGGCAGCTACATTTGGACTACCTGGAATATTCCCAAGCGGCGGTTGTTTATGAAGAATTGCTGGCTTTGCTACAAAATCCTCCCTCTGTCCCCTCTTTCAATCCCACAGCAGCTAACGGTTCCCCCATCACCCAAACCCAAACCTTAGAAAAATTGGTATATGCTTACCACCAGTCCCAACAGCTGGATTTAGCCATTCAGCGTCGCCAAGACCTCATCCAACAGTACCGCCAAACGCCTAGTTCGCCCCAAATCCCCCAATTACAACTGGAAATGGCACGCGATTGGGAAAGCTTGGGAGAAATTAATACAGCGGTCCAAACCTTGCAGCAAGCGTTTCGTACGGCATGGATGTCCCAATATTACTCGATCGCGGCGGATGCGTTGCAAGAACTTGCTGCTTTGTATCGCCGTCAAGAACAACCCACCCAAGCGCTACAGGTGTATCGGACTTTGTTAGAAGTACACCGCCGTTCTCGCAATGCCTACGGGTTGATGCAAGGCTACGATGCGATCGCGCAGCTGTATGTGGAACGCCAAGCCTACAACGATGCCCTGCAAGCGTTCCAACAAGGTCTCGAACAAGCCAGACGCCTCGGCGATCGCGAAGGCTATTTTATCCGCCAAATCGAACAAGTTCGCCAAGAGCTCTAGATGGATGTAGATCCCCCCTCTGGCATCGCTTGGGCAAGAGGGGATTGGCTATCTCCAACCAAGCAAATTGCCCTTCGCTTAATCCCCTTCTTCGTCTCGGAGTTTCTGCACTTCTTCTTGAATGCGCTCTTTGAGTTGGCCGTTGTCTTCTCGCAATTCGTGAATTTCGTTGAAACGAGAAATACTCAAACTACTCTCTTCAATAATTTTTTCCGACTGTTGGCACCAATCTGAAAAAACTTGTCGGATTTCCCGATCGACACTTTCTAAGCTTTCTTCGTCGTTACAAGCCAACTCCGGTACGTTGCCATCGGTCATTTCTTCAATACTTTCGTATACTTGCTGGCGCATTTTTTCAATGTCGTAGGCGACCCGGGCATATTCCAGAATTTCTTCTTCGGAAACCCCGGCAATTTCCGAGGCTTCTTGTGCGGAAACCACCGATGAAATTCCTTGCCAAGAAAAAAGCTGCGGTCTTTGCGGTTGCCATTCAATACCAATCGCCAAACTGGTACCTACGAGGGCAAAAACAGCACGCAACCAAATAGATTTTGGAGATCGAGTTTGGGATGAAAAAATAGTAGGCATCATGGGGAAAATTGCAGCAAAATATGCAAACAAAAAGACGCAACTTGCGATCGCAACGTTACGCTCAGTTCTATCGATCGATAGTTGGGATAGAAAGTTCCAATGGTACGGTCGAACCAACGGTTATTTTCCCCCCTGGTAGAAAAATTGGGAAGGCTTAGGGGAAGACGCCGCTGTGCGATAGAGCTCGCATAGGCTGATAATATAACTTTGTAAGGTGGGAAGTTCCGGACTGCCACTTTTTAAAGAATATTCTAAATCTAGCAGCAAGAAAAGGGTTTCCTGGAACTGGGAAAGATGGATGGAGTGCACTTCTTTCTGCAGAAAGTAAATCCGCTTGGGATTGCGTACTTCTGCCGCTTTCGCGATCGCATTGAGATCGCCGCGATGCTGCGCTGCCGCCATTTTTACCCACAGCCAAGTGCGAAACTGACCCACCAGAGTAGCGACGATTTTTAAAGCGGGTTCGTTCCTTTCCACCAAGGCATTCAGCAAAGCCAGTGCTTGAGAAGTGTTGCCCTGGCGAATGGCAGCAGCCAGTTGCAGGCTATTTTGGGTGTTGAAGCGAATTAAGGGAAAAATATCTTTCGGTTCCAGGGGTCTGGTGATATCCATCCCGTATAGCTGCAATTTTTCCAACTCCCGATACAGCGATCGAGTATCGTTGCCTACTGCTTCTGCTAGCAAGTTTTCGGCATTTTCTGTAAGCTTCACTTCCATTTGCACCGCCACTTCCCGAACCCGTTTGACCAATTGGTCGGTTTTCCAAGGTGGAATTGGCGAAAATTCTTCGACTTGGGCGTATTTTTTTAGCAGTTTTGTTGATTTTAGGCGAGCGTCGGGTTTTTTTTCGCTACTAAAAATTAATATGGTACTCTCGGGAATGGCGGGCAATGTCCGCTCCAACTCCGCCAGCAATTCCGCAGAACACTGCTGGCAAATGTCGGTATCCACCACCCACACAAGGCGATGGGAAGCGCCAAAGGGTGGGGTTAAGGCTTGGTTTAATCCTTCGAGAACCGCTTCTTCCCGTTCTGGGGAAATTTGTTCGTAGTTGAAACTGGCCCAGTTGGGATCGAGAAAGCGATCGCGTAGCTTTTGGATGGCTTGTTCCATGGCTAAGCGATCGCTTCCCCAGTAAAAATAAATCGGCATGCCAGTATTTTTTTGAGAGCGACCGG
It contains:
- a CDS encoding esterase-like activity of phytase family protein encodes the protein MTEQRWISFPVGRWLLLFFSLLLAGTLTACSLPQVTAQERIFPQLSLTFLDEYQLPPKTFEDTVVGGLSAIAYRQNQPPADTSEPVYHFYALSDDSGAFATPRFYELGISFQTNEIGQVEIGQVSVEGVTQLRDEEGELLPGNSLDPEGMAISPRDTLYISSEGLLRQDIGPAIEEYEPQTGRKVGSVPIPERYFATKSEDQKANQESSISRGVRENRGFESLTIDRSGAASSREPWRLFAATETSLAQDKATAEAEHGERARLLHYLVVDNQPQLIAEHAYELDTPALSVFTGLSELLTLGNGNFLALERSLGLFGYRVKIYQMETVTATDTSFVPTLKGTLDEIRPIRKRLVLDLKKIGIPVDNLEGMTLGPRLPDGSRSLLLISDNNFEPEQNTQILLFRLQMDSK
- a CDS encoding tetratricopeptide repeat protein, translating into MLFWKAIFSAVAIWVLAAEVPGSANGQGTWAQNNSDRNEFPSNHTSNGVTPSNPLLVEEVSDPLLPSLPVERSLSPLEKRTLRQELDRLNARAQSQRQAGNTNEAFRLWFRELKLRRFLGVSEEIQALARVGDLAWRRDRFQEVRWITERLERLETQASITAADNFQLASQLAAAYQQVRSRHAIDLYRQILDVATAENQTTTQARTLHRLGQLHLDYLEYSQAAVVYEELLALLQNPPSVPSFNPTAANGSPITQTQTLEKLVYAYHQSQQLDLAIQRRQDLIQQYRQTPSSPQIPQLQLEMARDWESLGEINTAVQTLQQAFRTAWMSQYYSIAADALQELAALYRRQEQPTQALQVYRTLLEVHRRSRNAYGLMQGYDAIAQLYVERQAYNDALQAFQQGLEQARRLGDREGYFIRQIEQVRQEL
- the holA gene encoding DNA polymerase III subunit delta, yielding MPIYFYWGSDRLAMEQAIQKLRDRFLDPNWASFNYEQISPEREEAVLEGLNQALTPPFGASHRLVWVVDTDICQQCSAELLAELERTLPAIPESTILIFSSEKKPDARLKSTKLLKKYAQVEEFSPIPPWKTDQLVKRVREVAVQMEVKLTENAENLLAEAVGNDTRSLYRELEKLQLYGMDITRPLEPKDIFPLIRFNTQNSLQLAAAIRQGNTSQALALLNALVERNEPALKIVATLVGQFRTWLWVKMAAAQHRGDLNAIAKAAEVRNPKRIYFLQKEVHSIHLSQFQETLFLLLDLEYSLKSGSPELPTLQSYIISLCELYRTAASSPKPSQFFYQGGK
- a CDS encoding DUF4168 domain-containing protein, whose product is MMPTIFSSQTRSPKSIWLRAVFALVGTSLAIGIEWQPQRPQLFSWQGISSVVSAQEASEIAGVSEEEILEYARVAYDIEKMRQQVYESIEEMTDGNVPELACNDEESLESVDREIRQVFSDWCQQSEKIIEESSLSISRFNEIHELREDNGQLKERIQEEVQKLRDEEGD